The sequence CCGATGAGCCACCGGCTCACCACGCCGTTCCTGCTCCAGGCGTTCTCCCGGGAGCTGGACCGGATCAAACCGTACGCGGCGGCCCCGACGCCCGAGCGCCGCGCGGAGCTGCTCGAACGGAGCGACGCGCTGCTCGCGGAGGTGGAGCGGGTGTCCGCGCCGCTGCGGCCCGGGGAGCACCTGGACGAGCTGTACCACTTCGAGGCGGCGGAGGCGGGCGTGCGCACCGGTCTCGCGCGGCAGCCGGTCGCGGTGGAGGAGCTGCTCGCGGACCACGCCCACGACGACTGCTGGCCGGCCCAGCGGACCCCGCATCGCCTCGTCCGGCTGCTGTACACCGAGATCCTGCCCGCGCTGGCCGCCGAGGCGCGGCACGACCCGGCACCGGTGTCCGCGCTCGCCACGGACGTATGGGACATCCATCTCGACTGCTGGCACATCCTGCTGGCGCTGCTGCCCGGGGGCGCGGCGCCGGACGTCGCCGTGCGGCAGCGGCTCGCGCACTGGTGCGCGCGGGCCGGACAGGTCCTCGGCGGCCGTTCCGCGGCGCCGGCCCTGGCCCTGCTGGCGTGCCTGAGCACGCTGCCCGCCGCGGAGATCGCCTCCTGGGGCTCGCCCCGGGGGCACACGGAGGAGCCGCTCGCCGTCAAGCTGCTGCGCTCGCTGGCCGGCCCGGAGCGCCGCGCGGAACTGGCTTGCCTTTTCTCACCTCAATTCACGCCCGCGCTGACGGGCGAGCCGGTGCCGGCCGATGGCGCCACGGCGGTGTCCGAGCGGGTGCCGACGCCGGAGGAGGCGCGCGGCGGCCACGGCGTGGAGCGGTTCGTGACCGCGCTGCGCGGGGCGGACACCGGTGCGCTGCGCGGCGCCCTGCGGCGCTGGAAGGCGGCGGCGGACCCGGTGACGGCCCCGGACATCGCACGGCGTCTGCTTCTCGCCGAACTCGGCGCCGGCCCCCGGTGACGCCCCTCCTCCCCGCACGGCGGTTCCACATCCCTCCTGCCTCCCCACCCGACCTCTCAGCGGAGCGACCATGAAGATCCCGTCCCTTGCGTCCGGCTACGACGTCGTCATCCTCGGCGGCGGAGTCGCCGGCTGCGTACTGGCGGCACGCCTGAGCGAGGACCCCGGCCGCACCGTGTGCCTCGTGGAGGCGGGCCCCGACTACGGACCCCGGCGGGAGAGCTGGCCCGAGAAGATCCGCAACGCCCGTGCCCTGCCGCGCGAGGACGTGTGGGAACGGCACACGGAGTTCTACCGCGTCCGGGCCCGCGTCCTGGGCGGGTCGTCGTGCATCAACGGCGCCTGGAACACATGGGGGTCGCACGCCGACCACGCGGAGTGGTCCCGCGCCGGCGGTGAGCGGTGGTCGGCCGGCGCGCTGGAGCCGTACCGGCTGCGGGCCGTGGAGCGCATGGGGCTGCGCACCGTACCGGACCCGGAGCTGTCCGCCTGGGCCTCGGCCGCGCTGGTGGCGGCGCGCGAACTCGGCTATCCGGAAGTGGACATGGGCACTGCGGGGCCGCCCGGACACGGCCGGCCGCTGCTCAACTCCGTGGACGGGCTGCGCTGGAACGCCGCCTTCGCCTACCTGGACCCGGCGACCCGGGCGCGGCCGAACCTGACGATCCTCGGCGACGCCCTGGTGGACCGGCTGTCCCTGCGCGCGGGCCGGGTGACCGGCGCGCACCTCGTCCTGGACGGGCAGCCGGTGACCCTGGAGGCCGGCACCCATGTCCTGGCGTCCGGCACCTTCGGCTCTCCCGCCGTGCTGCTGCGCAGCGGCATCGGCCCCGCCGCGCAGCTGGAGGAGACCGGCATCCGCTGCGCGGCCGACCTCCCCGGTGTCGGCGCCAACCTGTCCGACCAGCCCGGTGTCTTCGTACCCCTGTCCCCCACGGACGGCCTGAACAAGGCGCTGGCCGCCAAGGAGGCGGCCGGGGAGCTGTACGTCAGCCGCATGCTGATCCGGGCGGCCAGCGAGTTCTGCCCGGACGGGGCGTGGGACCTGCACCTCCTGCCCACGGCCGGCCCGCCGCTGTTCGGCTCGCTCCCGCCCGGGCAGTACGAGGCCGGTATCTCCGCCTTCCTGATGAAGCCGGTCTCGCGCGGGCACGTCCGGCTGCGCTCCGCCGATCCCCTGGAGCCTCCCGAGATCGACCCCGCCTTCCTGACCGACCCGGCGGGCCGTGACATCGCCGTCGTGCGGGCCGGCCTGCGGAAGGTGGAGGAACTCGCCACGGCCATGAAGCCGCTGGCGGGGCCCGCGGACGCGGTACCGGCCCACACACTGTCCGACTCGCGCCTGCGGGCCCGGGTGGGCACCTACTGGCATCCCGTGGGCACCTGCGCCATGGGTCCGGCGGACGATCCGCGGTCCGTGGTCGACGGGCAGGGCGCCGTGCACGGTGTGGCGGGGCTGCGCGTCGCGGACGCCTCCATCCTGCCGACCGTGCCCGCCGCCAACACCCAGCTTCCGGTCCTGGCCGTCGCCGAGATGCTCGCCGACACCCTTCGCGCCTGACCTTCCTCCCCCTCCACCGAACGCGTCCACGACGGAGACGACATGGCGGCAGAGACCGACATACGCACGCACAAGCTGCTCTACGGCTGCATGGGCCTCGGCGGCGGCTGGGACACCGAGCCGTACACGGCCGAGGACATCCGGCACGCGGAGACCGCGATCGAGGCGGCGCTGACCGCCGGCATCACGGCTTTCGACCACGCCGACATCTACCAGTACGGCAAGTCGGAGGCCGTCTTCGGCGAGGTGCTGGCGCGCAGCTCGGGTCTGCGGGAACGCATCGTGCTGCAGACCAAGTGCGGCATCCGGCTGCCCGACGGCGACCGGCCCGGACTCTACGACCTGCGGGGTGCCGGCATCGTACGGCGGGTCGAGGAGAGCCTGGTCCGGCTGCGCACGGACGTCCTCGACGTCCTCCTGCTGCACCGGCCCGATCCGCTGACCGACCCCCGGGAGATCGCCGCGGCACTGACCTCCCTGCACGCCCAGGGGCTGGTACGGCAGTTCGGCGTGTCCAACATGAGCGGCCCGCAGATCGCCGCGCTGCGGGCCCACACGGACCTCCCGCTGGTCGTCAACCAGCTGGAGATGAGCCTGGCCCGGCGGGACTGGGTGGAGGCGGGTGTCCTGTTCAACACGCCGGACGCCACCCGCAACGGCTTCGCGCCCGGCACGCTGGAGTGGTGTGCGGCGAACGGCGTCCGGCTCCAGGCATGGGGCCCGCTCGCCCGGGGCCGCTTCACCTCGGGCGCGGACACGCGGGCGAGCCGGCTCGTCGCGGAACTCGCCCGGCGCAAGGACACCACACCGGAGACCATCCTCCTGTGGTGGCTGCGACGCCACCCGGCGGGCATCGCTCCCGTCGTCGGCACCACCCGCCCCGAACGCATCACGGCCTGCCGGGACGCGGCCCTCCGCGAGCCGGACCTCACCCACGAGGAGTGGTACGGCCTGTGGACGGCCGCGCGGGAGGCTCCGCTGCCCTGAGGGGACCGCTCCGGCCGGAGCCGGCCAGTGCCCGGCCTTCCGCCTGCTTCCACGGCCCGACCCCGAGCTTCCCGGTGGTTCCGAGGTCCAGGTGCGGGGTCACCGTCACCGGTTCGGCACCCTCCTCGGCCCGGACCCGGACGTAGGGCACGTTCACCGGTGTGCCGAAGCCGGTGGTGTTGCGCCAGACCAGGCCGGCGGTCGCCGACTCGCCGGGTTGCAGCGTGACGGGCCGGGGCCGATCGTCGAGCCCGGTGCCGGTGGCGATCCCCCCGCTGCCGTGGAGGATCTCCACCGCGCCGACGGGCCGGCGGTCGTCGTCCAGGAGTTCCAGCAGCGGGTAGCCCTCGACGGTGTAGGCGCGCGTACCGCAGTTGTCGAGGTGCAGGCCCACGACGCGCAGCCCCATGGCCGCGTCGCCCTCGTCGGTGCCGATCCGGACCCCGGAGGCCGGGCACGTGCCGGGTTCGGCCGGGGCCTCGCGCGCGGGCACCTTGGTCACTTCGAGCACCTTCGCGCCCGTCACCCGCGGCGCGCCGGCCGGCAGTTCCCCGGCCCGGACCGTGCCCCGCACGGTCCGTCCCGGGCCGACGTCGCGCACGGTTTCGGTCCGGTTGCCCACGGCCCCGCCGTCCTCGCTCACGAAGGTGAAGACGACGGAGTAGGTCAGCGTCTCGGTGCCCTCGTTGGTGACCTCGTACGCGGCGGAGATCCCCGGGTCCGCGCCCGTGGCGAGGCCTTCCGCGGAGACGGAGTGGTCGCGGGTGGGCGAGGGGGACGCCGGCGGGAGGGTCAGCGACGTGATCCGCACGCCGTCCTTGCCCGGGTCGTCGGCCCGTGTGCCGCTCCGCGACGCGGCCGGGCGGGCGCCGGTGCTCCCGGCCGCCGCGTGCTCCGTCCCGCAGGCCGTGAGCAGCAGGGCGGTCGCGGCCAGGGCCGGGAGCAAGGGGATGGCCGCGGCGGAAGCCGGGCGGAGGTCAGCGGGTCTGCGCATTCCGTCATCCCATCAGAAAAGCCGGCGACCCCGCGCGGAGCGCTGCCGGCTTCCGCTGTCCTCATCGACGGATGGCCCGCTCCCCCAGGTGCGGCCGTTCAAGTGCGGAGGAGCAGCGGTTGAACGGCGGTGGGCCGTACGGGGGTTCACCTGCGTCCGTATTGATTTGACTAGACCAATCATCGGGTCTACTGTCCTGCCGGTGTTGTGATCACCCGTTGACGGCGTACGGGGAGGGGGAGCCGAGGGCTGGGTGGATGCCGGAGCCGTGGCCCCGTTCTTGACGGCGCTCGTCCTTCCGGTTCTCCAGCACGACCGATGCTGTTCCAGCGAGCCGCCCATCATCGTGTGTGCCCGCGGAGGTGCATGACGGAGTGACCGGAACCATCAGGAGCATCGCGCCCCTCACCGACGACGTCGATTCCCCTGACGGGATCGACCTCTCCGCCCTTCCGGTCCACCTGTTGTCCACCACCGGTCTGAAGACGGACGGCTCTTCCTTCCTCCGGTCGGCGGGCCTCGACCCGGAACACGTGCGCACGCTGTACGAGGCGGGAGCGGAGGCACCTCCGATCGTGGTGCACCGGCGCACCATGCGGGTCGTCGACGGAAGGCACCGGCTGTGCGCCGCCCGGCTGCGCGGCGAGGAGTACATAGCGGCCCGGCTCGTCGACGGCGAGGACGACGACATCTTCCTCCTGGCCGTGAAGCTCAACATGAGGCACGGCCTTCCGCTGTCCCGGGACGACCGGATGGCCGCGGCCCGGCGCATCATCCGCGGTCACCCGGACTGGTCCGACCGGCGCATCGCGCGGGCCAGCGGTCTGTCGGACAAGACGGTGGCCGCCGTCAGACGCTCGGCCGGCGACCTGGCGGAGACGGGGACGCGCGTGGGGCGGGACGGACGAGCGCGGCCGCGGCAGACCGCCGAGGCCCGCATACGCGCGGCGGAACTGCTGCGGGACAATCCCCGCATCTCCCTGCGGGAACTCGCGAGCGCGGCCGGGATCTCGCTGGGCACGGCCCGGGACGTCAGGGTACGCGTGCTGCGCGGGGCCGATCCGGTCCCGGACGGGCAGCGCCGGCCGAGGGCCTCGCAGGGCCCGCCCGCGCCGTCGGCGGAGCCGCTCACCGCTCCGCTGAACCCCGCGGAACGGCAGCGCGCCATCGCCCGGCTGGCCCGCGATCCGTCGCTGCGGCAGACCGAGACGGGCCGTACCGTACTGCGCATCCTGGCCGTCCACTCGCTGGGCGCCGCCGAGTTGGAGCGTCTGGCCCGCGCCGTCCCGCCGCACGGCGTCGACGCGGTGCTCACGCTGGCCCGCGCGTGCGCCGACGACTGGTCCCGGTTCGTCCGGCGTCTGGAGTCGGGCGCACTGGTCGGGCCGGCGGAGGGCCGACGCCGGCCGTGATCCGGCGGGCCGGTCCGGTGCGGCGCCGTGGGCCTCCGGCGGTGGGAGGCGATCGGCGTCACAGGGGCCTGCCGGTCCGTGACCGCTCCGTGGCCAGCAGGGCGGCCGCGTACGCGCGCAAAACGGGCTGTTCCCACTCGTCGACGACCTGGCGGACCCGGCAGCCGCCCGCCCGTACCGGCAGGGCGACCGCCGCGGCGTAACGGTACATCCGGTAGTCGCCGGACGCGGTGGCGTGGAAGGCCCGGGGGCTGCCGCCGGCCAGCTCGGCCCACTCCCGCTGGCCGAGGCCCAGCGCCGTACGGGACAGCTCCAGCAGGAACGGTGCGCACAGTCCCGGCCGGAGCGCCGTCACCGCCATGCCGTTCCTCGTGGTGGCGAGGTCGGCGCACAACGGTCCGTCGTCGCAGGCGTGCCGTTCGTCCAGCGCGCCGAGCACGGTGTCGACGGCCCAGTCCTGCTCCGGGCCGCGGCGGGGCAGCAGATACGCGGCGTGGAACGCGCACGGATGGGAGGCACCGGCGGGTCCGCCCACCCTCCAGATGGCGCAGATCCGGCGGGTGCGCCCCAGCACCAGGGCATTGACGTGAAGTCCTGGTCGCGTGGCTGGCATCGCCTGTCTCCTGGAGGGCACCGCGTGGTGCGGTCGGGGTGGTGGGCGCCGGCCGGGTCCGGGGCGGCCGGACCCGGCGGGGGAATGCCCTCAGTGGCTCAGGACGTAACCGTCGCCGGGCCGGTGACCGCGGGAGCGCCGCAGATCGGCGACGGCGAAGGTGCGCAGCAGCCAGCGGTCGGCACCGTCGTAGCGGGGCCGGAACGCCGTACGCCCGTGCGTCGTCACGCGGTTGTCCACGACGACGAGGTCGCCGGGGGCCAGCCGGACCGTGTGGGCGGCGGCGTCCACGGCGGCCTCCAGTTCGGCGAGCGCCATGCGGGCCCGGGGCGTGGTCCCGGTGGTGGCGGCGAAGTCCACGCGCAGGTCGGGGTCGTCCGCATCGCCGCACAGGACGGGGCCGGGCGGGGTGGACCCGCCCGCCGTTCCGAAGGAGGGCGGCGGCTGGGTGCTGAACTCCGGGAGGCGGAGGATCTCGCGTGTCCGGTCCGGCAGGGCGGGCAGTGCCTGGCGGACCGACCCGGTGCGCAGGGCCGCCGTGCCGTCGTGGTCGGCGCGCAGGCACAGCAGCATCACGAAGTCCGGCCGGTGCTCGTGGAAGGCGTTCTCCGTGTGGAAGGAGAGCGGTGTGGAGCCCGCGTTCCCCTGGAACTCCTCCTGCCCCGGGACCGGCACCACGTCCTGCACCAGCGCGCCCGACTTCTCCGCCGCGTAGGCGGCCGGGTCCCCGAGGCCGCCGGCCGCGGTCATCAGCAGGGTCGTGGCCGGCGTTGTCGCCCGGCGGCGGACGGAGCCGCTCACGACCGGGGTGGGGGGCAGCGGTTCCTCGTCCACGGGGATGCCGCGGATCAGCAGGGCGCCGGTGTCACCGGAGTGCCGGCGGAAGGCGCGGACGGTCTCCCGCAGCCGCACGGGCAGCCGCTCCCAGGCCGCGCGCGCCGCGGCGGTGAACTCCGGGTCGTCCAGCATGCCGTTCGCGGTGCGGGCCACGCTCCGCGCGGCCCGCCCTACGGCCTCGGACTCGTCGGCGGACAGCGCCAGCGCGGGCGGAGCGGCCGTCTTCAGGCCGACGGTGCTCATCGGGGATCCCTCCGGTCCTGCCAGTTTGTGGCCAGTTCGGTGGGGGCGGGTGCACGGCCGGGGCCGGCCTCCGCCGACCAGAGCAGCACCCTGCTGTCCCACGAGGCGGTGACCGGGTGGTCGCCCAGCCAGGTCACGGCGCTGACGGCGCTGCCGTGCCCGTCCAGCACATGGCTGTGCAGCGGGGCCAGGGTGTCGGGGTCGAGGACCCACAGCCGCGCGGTGTAGTCGTAGGAGCCCGTGACCAGCAGCGGCCGGCCGCCGGGGTGCCACGCCGCGCACTTGGCGGACTCGTCGTGGCCGACCAGGACCTGGAGCAGTTCACCGGTCCGCAGGTCGTACAGGCGGCAGGTGCGGTCCCGGGAGACGGTGGCGAGCAGCGCCCGGCCAGCCACCTCCGTCACCGACCCGCCGTTGATCAGCTCGCCGTGCCCGCCGAAGGAGCGGATGAGGGTTCCGTCGGTGTCGATCAGGTGGGCCTGACGGTCGGTGGAGTAGGTGACCAGGCGTCCGGAGCCGACCCAGGACACGTCCTTGATGGCCCCGTGGTGGCCGTCGTAGTGGATGCCGGGCACCAGCTCGCCGCCCGTCCAGGTGTACAGGTCGAGCCCGCCCTCGTAGTCGGCGACCGCGAGCCGCTGTCCGTCCGGCGACCAGGCGACCCGGTTCACCGGGTGCTCGCGCTCGACGAACGCGACATCGCGGCCGGTCCGCGCGTCGGCCACCCCGACCCGGCCGGAGAAGGAGCCGTACGCGAGGAGTCCGGGCAGCGCGGCGGACAGCGCGACCGTGTTGACGAGGCTGCCGTTGCCCACCGGGACCTCGGGCGCCGTCGCGCCCGGGTCGTCCCAGAAGCGGACCGTGCCGTTGTCGCAGCCCGCCGCGAGCGCCTCGCCGGCGGCGGAGACGTGGTTGACGCCGTGGGTGGCGACCGGCGCGTCGAGGGTGATCTCGCGGACCTCGTC comes from Streptomyces sp. SCL15-4 and encodes:
- a CDS encoding GMC family oxidoreductase, whose protein sequence is MKIPSLASGYDVVILGGGVAGCVLAARLSEDPGRTVCLVEAGPDYGPRRESWPEKIRNARALPREDVWERHTEFYRVRARVLGGSSCINGAWNTWGSHADHAEWSRAGGERWSAGALEPYRLRAVERMGLRTVPDPELSAWASAALVAARELGYPEVDMGTAGPPGHGRPLLNSVDGLRWNAAFAYLDPATRARPNLTILGDALVDRLSLRAGRVTGAHLVLDGQPVTLEAGTHVLASGTFGSPAVLLRSGIGPAAQLEETGIRCAADLPGVGANLSDQPGVFVPLSPTDGLNKALAAKEAAGELYVSRMLIRAASEFCPDGAWDLHLLPTAGPPLFGSLPPGQYEAGISAFLMKPVSRGHVRLRSADPLEPPEIDPAFLTDPAGRDIAVVRAGLRKVEELATAMKPLAGPADAVPAHTLSDSRLRARVGTYWHPVGTCAMGPADDPRSVVDGQGAVHGVAGLRVADASILPTVPAANTQLPVLAVAEMLADTLRA
- a CDS encoding aldo/keto reductase, translating into MAAETDIRTHKLLYGCMGLGGGWDTEPYTAEDIRHAETAIEAALTAGITAFDHADIYQYGKSEAVFGEVLARSSGLRERIVLQTKCGIRLPDGDRPGLYDLRGAGIVRRVEESLVRLRTDVLDVLLLHRPDPLTDPREIAAALTSLHAQGLVRQFGVSNMSGPQIAALRAHTDLPLVVNQLEMSLARRDWVEAGVLFNTPDATRNGFAPGTLEWCAANGVRLQAWGPLARGRFTSGADTRASRLVAELARRKDTTPETILLWWLRRHPAGIAPVVGTTRPERITACRDAALREPDLTHEEWYGLWTAAREAPLP
- a CDS encoding DUF4232 domain-containing protein; protein product: MRRPADLRPASAAAIPLLPALAATALLLTACGTEHAAAGSTGARPAASRSGTRADDPGKDGVRITSLTLPPASPSPTRDHSVSAEGLATGADPGISAAYEVTNEGTETLTYSVVFTFVSEDGGAVGNRTETVRDVGPGRTVRGTVRAGELPAGAPRVTGAKVLEVTKVPAREAPAEPGTCPASGVRIGTDEGDAAMGLRVVGLHLDNCGTRAYTVEGYPLLELLDDDRRPVGAVEILHGSGGIATGTGLDDRPRPVTLQPGESATAGLVWRNTTGFGTPVNVPYVRVRAEEGAEPVTVTPHLDLGTTGKLGVGPWKQAEGRALAGSGRSGPLRAAEPPARPSTGRTTPRG
- a CDS encoding winged helix-turn-helix transcriptional regulator, with the translated sequence MTGTIRSIAPLTDDVDSPDGIDLSALPVHLLSTTGLKTDGSSFLRSAGLDPEHVRTLYEAGAEAPPIVVHRRTMRVVDGRHRLCAARLRGEEYIAARLVDGEDDDIFLLAVKLNMRHGLPLSRDDRMAAARRIIRGHPDWSDRRIARASGLSDKTVAAVRRSAGDLAETGTRVGRDGRARPRQTAEARIRAAELLRDNPRISLRELASAAGISLGTARDVRVRVLRGADPVPDGQRRPRASQGPPAPSAEPLTAPLNPAERQRAIARLARDPSLRQTETGRTVLRILAVHSLGAAELERLARAVPPHGVDAVLTLARACADDWSRFVRRLESGALVGPAEGRRRP
- a CDS encoding clavaminate synthase family protein codes for the protein MSTVGLKTAAPPALALSADESEAVGRAARSVARTANGMLDDPEFTAAARAAWERLPVRLRETVRAFRRHSGDTGALLIRGIPVDEEPLPPTPVVSGSVRRRATTPATTLLMTAAGGLGDPAAYAAEKSGALVQDVVPVPGQEEFQGNAGSTPLSFHTENAFHEHRPDFVMLLCLRADHDGTAALRTGSVRQALPALPDRTREILRLPEFSTQPPPSFGTAGGSTPPGPVLCGDADDPDLRVDFAATTGTTPRARMALAELEAAVDAAAHTVRLAPGDLVVVDNRVTTHGRTAFRPRYDGADRWLLRTFAVADLRRSRGHRPGDGYVLSH
- a CDS encoding WD40 repeat domain-containing protein, translating into MRTVDVFQPESPDSGTAVHASPQTSVAFSPDGVHFASAGYDGRVALWERSGTAPLWVGRHSRLVNGVRFSPSGRLLASGSADKTCRIWDVATGRQVQLLARQPDDLNALAWLDENRLVTVSQDGTGRIWDIRTGTLEDGVIFHADHCMSVDASATGVLASCGEDATIRLWDTDGSLLRDLPQAGHAEMCRWSPDGTLLAASCDDGFVHIVRSDGELVTKVGPYTAAVKSVAWSQDGARLVIGAYDSTVTLWHIADCRPLVRWYGPHLWPRSVDWSADGRTLVAGTFSARPAVIDVPEIPADALPDEVREITLDAPVATHGVNHVSAAGEALAAGCDNGTVRFWDDPGATAPEVPVGNGSLVNTVALSAALPGLLAYGSFSGRVGVADARTGRDVAFVEREHPVNRVAWSPDGQRLAVADYEGGLDLYTWTGGELVPGIHYDGHHGAIKDVSWVGSGRLVTYSTDRQAHLIDTDGTLIRSFGGHGELINGGSVTEVAGRALLATVSRDRTCRLYDLRTGELLQVLVGHDESAKCAAWHPGGRPLLVTGSYDYTARLWVLDPDTLAPLHSHVLDGHGSAVSAVTWLGDHPVTASWDSRVLLWSAEAGPGRAPAPTELATNWQDRRDPR